One Manduca sexta isolate Smith_Timp_Sample1 chromosome 26, JHU_Msex_v1.0, whole genome shotgun sequence genomic region harbors:
- the LOC115441060 gene encoding calcium/calmodulin-dependent protein kinase type II alpha chain: MANPNRESVSTRFSDNYDLKEELGKGAFSIVRRAVQKSTGYEFAAKIINTKKLSARDFQKLEREARICRKLQHPNIVRLHDSIQEEHFHYLVFDLVTGGELFEDIVAREFYSEADASHCIQQILESVHHCHHNGVVHRDLKPENLLLASKVKGAAVKLADFGLAIEVQGDQQAWFGFAGTPGYLSPEVLKKEPYGKPVDIWACGVILYILLVGYPPFWDEDQHRLYGQIKAGAYDYPSPEWDTVTPEAKSLINQMLTVNPSKRITASEALKHPWICHRERVASVMHRQETVDCLKKFNARRKLKGAILTTMLATRNFSGKSIVNKKGDGSQVKESTDSSTTLEDDDVDKDKKGVDRACTVISKEHDEETLTKADSFGKARGDSNASLRRAEVIKVTEVLIDAINNGDYDTYSKLCDPNVTAFDPDALGNLVEGVEFHKFFIDNTPTHVKTNTTILNPRVHLLGDDVAVIAYVCVTQSVDAEGRRATHQSQETRIWHKRHNKWTAIHFHRS, encoded by the coding sequence ATGGCTAATCCAAACCGGGAAAGCGTTAGTACTCGGTTTTCCGATAACTACGACCTAAAAGAAGAATTAGGAAAAGGAGCATTTTCTATAGTCAGACGAGCAGTCCAAAAATCAACCGGGTATGAATTTGCggccaaaataattaatactaagaAACTCTCTGCTAGAGACTTCCAAAAACTTGAACGAGAAGCTAGAATTTGTCGAAAACTCCAGCATCCTAATATTGTAAGGTTACATGATTCCATTCAAGAAGAACATTTTCATTACCTCGTATTTGATTTGGTAACTGGAGGCGAATTATTTGAAGACATCGTTGCACGAGAATTCTACTCTGAAGCTGATGCATCTCATTGCATACAACAAATTTTAGAATCTGTCCACCACTGTCATCACAATGGAGTTGTACACAGAGATTTAAAGCCCGAAAATCTTTTACTGGCCAGCAAAGTGAAGGGGGCTGCTGTAAAGTTGGCTGACTTCGGTTTAGCTATCGAGGTGCAAGGAGACCAGCAAGCATGGTTTGGATTCGCAGGCACTCCGGGTTACTTATCACCTGAAGTACTTAAAAAAGAGCCGTACGGAAAGCCCGTAGACATTTGGGCCTGTGGTGTAATCTTATATATACTGCTTGTTGGGTATCCTCCATTTTGGGATGAAGACCAACATCGTCTTTACGGCCAAATTAAAGCTGGTGCTTATGACTACCCCTCCCCAGAGTGGGACACGGTAACACCAGAAGCTAAAAGCCTCATCAACCAAATGCTCACAGTTAATCCGAGCAAGAGAATCACTGCTTCAGAAGCTTTGAAACACCCTTGGATCTGTCACCGCGAACGTGTGGCTTCTGTTATGCACAGGCAAGAAACAGTGGATTGCTTGAAGAAATTCAATGCACGTCGCAAACTGAAAGGCGCGATATTGACTACTATGTTAGCCACGCGAAACTTTTCTGGAAAATCTATAGTTAACAAAAAAGGGGACGGTTCTCAGGTTAAGGAATCCACCGATAGTAGTACGACGCTGGAGGATGATGATGTCGACAAAGATAAGAAAGGTGTAGATCGCGCGTGTACTGTAATATCTAAGGAACATGATGAAGAAACTTTGACAAAAGCTGATTCCTTCGGCAAAGCTCGCGGTGACAGCAATGCATCGTTGCGCCGAGCAGAAGTGATTAAAGTTACTGAGGTGCTCATAGATGCTATAAATAACGGCGATTATGATACGTATTCCAAATTGTGTGATCCTAATGTAACGGCATTTGATCCTGACGCGCTAGGTAATTTAGTCGAAGGTGTAGAATTTCATAAATTCTTTATCGACAACACACCGACACATGTTAAAACCAACACAACTATTTTGAACCCTAGAGTGCACCTGCTTGGAGATGACGTAGCTGTTATAGCATATGTCTGCGTAACACAAAGTGTAGATGCTGAAGGTCGGCGAGCTACACATCAATCTCAGGAGACTCGTATATGGCACAAACGCCACAACAAGTGGACAGCAATACATTTCCATCGCTCCTAA